One genomic segment of Drosophila melanogaster chromosome 3L includes these proteins:
- the l(3)80Fj gene encoding lethal (3) 80Fj, isoform G, protein MVDEQLSAALRDLPGRVLNVPVEERQHLFQNVSSVLKNSAN, encoded by the exons ATGGTGGACGAACAg TTATCTGCAGCTTTGCGAGACTTACCAGGCAGAGTTCTAAACGTGCCTGTCGAAGAACGACaacatttatttcaaaatgtatCCTCAGTTTTAAAAAATTCTG CAAACTAA